Proteins encoded within one genomic window of Oncorhynchus nerka isolate Pitt River linkage group LG9b, Oner_Uvic_2.0, whole genome shotgun sequence:
- the LOC115114862 gene encoding phosphoglucomutase-1-like, which yields MDDSPLQVLTLPTAPYPDQRPGTSGLRKKVFVFQSKRNYLQNFVQSIYSSIDLLDRQGSTMVVGGDGRYFNQTAIEVIVQMAAANGVGRLVIGHHGIMSTPAVSCVIRKYKAIGGIVLTASHNPGGREGDFGIKFNTANGGPAQDAVTNRIFQISRTIEEYAICPEIRVDLATLSKQTFDLENKFKPFTVEIVDSVESYANMLRNIFDFAALKELLSGENHIKIQLDAMHGVMGPYVKRILCEELGSPANSAINCVPLQDFGGQHPDPNLTYAANLVETMRGGQYDFGAAFDGDGDRSMILGKHGFFVNPSDSVAVIAANVFSIPYFQHTGVRGYARSMPTSAALDNVARATKIELYETPTGWKFFGNLMDAGKLSLCGEESFGTGADHIREKDGLWAVLAWLSILATRKQSVEDIIKDHWQTFGRNFFTKYDYEEVDLDAAIQMMEDLELRILGKAFMGQRFAVGEKLYQVEKADNFEYTDPVDGRICRNQGLRIIFTDGSRIIYRLSGTGSMGATVRVYIDSYEKDPDKIFRDPQVMLEPLVTVALKVSQLHERTGRSGPSVIT from the exons ATGGATGATAGTCCACTGCAAGTTCTGACTCTACCCACAGCCCCTTACCCAGATCAGAGACCAGGTACTAGTGGTCTGAGAAAGAAGGTGTTTGTCTTCCAGTCCAAAAGGAACTACCTTCAGAACTTCGTCCAGAGTATATATTCCTCCATCGATCTGCTAGACCGCCAGGGGTCCACAATGGTAGTTGGGGGAGACGGACGCTACTTCAATCAAACAGCCATCGAGGTCATTGTTCAGATGGCAGCTGCGAACGGG GTTGGACGGCTCGTGATTGGTCATCATGGGATCATGTCCACGCCAGCGGTTTCCTGTGTGATCAGAAAGTACAAGGCCATCGGCGGTATCGTCCTCACAGCCAGTCACAACCCTGGGGGACGCGAAGGAGACTTTGGCATCAAGTTCAACACTGCTAATGGAG GCCCAGCCCAGGATGCAGTCACCAACAGAATCTTCCAGATCAGCAGAACCATAGAGGAGTATGCCATCTGCCCAGAGATCCGGGTAGACTTGGCTACCCTGAGCAAACAGACGTTTGATCTGGAGAACAAGTTCAAACCCTTCACAG TGGAGATAGTGGACTCGGTAGAGTCTTATGCCAACATGCTAAGGAACATCTTTGACTTTGCTGCACTGAAGGAGCTGCTGTCTGGGGAGAACCACATCAAGATCCAGCTAGATGCCATGCATGGAG TGATGGGTCCCTATGTGAAGAGGATACTGTGTGAGGAGCTAGGCTCCCCTGCGAACTCTGCCATTAACTGTGTCCCCCTGCAAGACTTTGGGGGCCAGCACCCTGATCCCAACCTCACCTATGCAGCCAACCTGGTTGAGaccatgaggggtggccagtacgATTTTGGAGCTGCCTTTGATGGTGACGGT GACCGTAGCATGATTCTGGGTAAGCATGGCTTTTTCGTCAACCCCTCGGACTCGGTGGCTGTCATCGCTGCCAATGTCTTCAGCATCCCCTACTTTCAGCACACAGGGGTGAGAGGCTATGCCCGCAGCATGCCCACCAGCGCTGCCCTGGACAA TGTGGCCAGGGCAACAAAGATTGAACTTTATGAGACCCCCACGGGGTGGAAGTTCTTTGGCAACCTGATGGACGCAGGCAAGCTGTCACTGTGCGGAGAAGAGAGTTTCGGCACAG GCGCTGACCATATCCGTGAGAAGGATGGACTTTGGGCCGTGCTGGCATGGCTGTCAATCCTGGCAACGAGGAAGCAGAGTGTGGAGGATATTATAAAGGACCACTGGCAGACGTTTGGCAGGAACTTCTTTACCAA GTATGACTATGAGGAAGTCGACCTGGATGCAGCCATTCAGATGATGGAGGATCTGGAGCTGAGGATACTGGGGAAGGCCTTTATGGGCCAGCGGTTCGCTGTGGGGGAGAAGCTCTACCAGGTGGAGAAGGCAGACAACTTTGAATACACGGATCCCGTAGATGGGCGCATCTGCAGAAACCAA GGCCTGAGGATAATATTCACAGATGGCTCCCGGATCATCTACAGGCTCAGTGGAACAGGGAGTATGGGGGCAACAGTTCGGGTCTACATCGACAGCTATGAGAAAGACCCTGACAAGATCTTCCGAGACCCACAG GTGATGCTGGAACCCCTGGTTACCGTAGCCCTGAAGGTTTCACAGCTTCATGAGAGGACAGGCCGCAGTGGCCCATCAGTCATCACATGA